A genomic window from Deltaproteobacteria bacterium includes:
- a CDS encoding M20/M25/M40 family metallo-hydrolase codes for MLDLLKELIFQPGLSGYESPIRDFIIKRIEKFTAPKVDPVGNVTATIGAGTPRILFASHMDEIGMVVSYIEDDGFLRIRKVGMVDDRILIGRTVEIISEGGKVPGVIGIRPPHLYTSLEDFERLREVPTWDKIFVDIGASSRKEAESLGTKIMSPIIFKKDFIILNQNRCAARAIDDRFGCALLIKLLEEAYKKKLDSEITFAWTVQEEIGAIGGQVLASRGLWDVMFAVDSYSSADVPGIPFHYGPSVLGNGPILRMMDHHSISTPELARWVISLSKKEAISLQTGPTGGYTDGKHFLSRGIPMLMISIPVRYMHSPVEMIDLRDMEGLFQLLLKIVVAEKKDLRKIAGVNSRKA; via the coding sequence ATGTTGGACTTATTGAAAGAACTTATTTTCCAACCCGGCCTTTCCGGTTACGAATCACCGATAAGAGATTTTATCATAAAGAGAATTGAAAAGTTCACGGCGCCGAAGGTTGATCCTGTGGGAAATGTGACGGCTACTATCGGAGCCGGAACTCCCAGAATTCTTTTCGCCTCCCACATGGACGAAATCGGGATGGTCGTCAGTTATATTGAAGATGATGGTTTTTTAAGAATCCGGAAAGTGGGCATGGTTGATGACAGGATTTTGATCGGTCGTACTGTCGAAATTATTAGTGAGGGCGGTAAAGTTCCGGGTGTCATCGGGATAAGACCACCCCATCTTTACACCTCCCTGGAGGATTTTGAACGTCTTCGTGAAGTTCCGACCTGGGACAAGATCTTTGTCGATATCGGCGCCTCCTCAAGAAAAGAAGCAGAATCTCTGGGAACTAAGATCATGAGCCCCATAATATTTAAAAAAGATTTTATTATTTTAAACCAAAATCGTTGCGCGGCACGGGCTATCGATGACCGATTCGGATGCGCCTTGTTGATTAAATTGTTGGAAGAGGCATACAAGAAAAAACTTGATTCTGAAATAACCTTCGCCTGGACGGTTCAAGAAGAGATTGGCGCAATTGGCGGGCAGGTTCTCGCAAGCAGGGGGCTATGGGACGTCATGTTTGCCGTCGATTCCTATTCCAGCGCCGATGTACCGGGGATTCCTTTTCACTATGGTCCATCTGTACTCGGAAATGGACCTATTTTGCGGATGATGGATCACCACTCAATTTCAACTCCGGAACTGGCCCGGTGGGTTATAAGCCTCAGCAAGAAAGAGGCAATTTCCCTCCAAACAGGCCCTACCGGCGGATACACCGACGGCAAGCATTTTCTTTCACGAGGGATACCAATGTTAATGATTTCGATACCAGTCCGGTATATGCACTCACCCGTCGAAATGATCGACCTGCGGGACATGGAAGGGTTGTTTCAACTCCTTTTAAAGATTGTGGTGGCCGAAAAGAAAGACCTGCGGAAGATTGCAGGAGTGAATAGTAGGAAAGCATAG
- a CDS encoding FAD-binding oxidoreductase, whose protein sequence is MTSKRDKILKSVITFPTIPADRVTEDAIERKLYSRDLAPVPAIMVKPFFLTLPDAVIRPGTAEHVAEVMRHAARERIPVTPRAAASTSYYNSVPVRGGWVLDVNDLRDGIELDAARQTVRVLPATTWFDLDDALQQRGFAVKSYPSSAVSATVGGWVSMQGHGMGSLKYGGVGELLVSLQVALPNGELVNVTRESDPPLDWFVAAEGTLGVITQVELTIRPRPAAESHHLFAFDDLNTLGRNVVSLARAEPRPFTIFFADSGYLRLLARAGFHIPLDLPQSHFPVSEKSLLLVSFQGEPYEVNQGKDRLTRVAGCELSSDLALEEWNLRLYHLRAKRAGPTLLAAESWLPIDALHHYLKSVKALAERSRLLIGTYGLAVAPDMALVMSLYPTDERRTVKYLAALGFTKRLHDLAARYGGWPYGVGLWNSAYLPRLFSRTRLSELRRRKARLDPSGIMNPGKLYQASFPLWPITFGIGATVLGAAHIALGRERP, encoded by the coding sequence ATGACCTCGAAAAGGGACAAAATTTTAAAATCGGTGATAACATTCCCTACCATTCCGGCTGACCGCGTGACCGAGGACGCCATCGAGCGCAAGCTGTATTCGCGCGACCTGGCCCCTGTCCCGGCCATCATGGTCAAGCCGTTTTTCCTGACGCTGCCCGATGCCGTCATCCGGCCCGGCACCGCCGAGCACGTGGCCGAGGTGATGCGCCATGCCGCGCGCGAGCGCATCCCGGTCACACCCCGCGCCGCCGCCAGCACTAGCTACTATAACTCCGTGCCCGTGCGTGGGGGATGGGTGCTGGATGTGAATGACCTGCGCGATGGAATCGAGCTGGACGCCGCGCGGCAGACCGTTCGAGTGCTGCCGGCCACCACCTGGTTTGATCTGGATGACGCCTTGCAACAGAGGGGCTTTGCCGTCAAGTCGTATCCGTCAAGCGCGGTCTCGGCGACTGTCGGCGGTTGGGTGAGTATGCAGGGTCACGGCATGGGCAGTCTCAAGTACGGCGGAGTGGGCGAGCTACTGGTCAGCTTGCAAGTGGCGCTGCCGAATGGCGAGCTGGTCAACGTCACGCGCGAAAGCGATCCGCCGCTCGACTGGTTCGTCGCCGCCGAAGGCACCTTGGGCGTGATCACCCAGGTTGAACTGACCATCCGCCCGCGTCCTGCCGCTGAGTCTCATCACCTGTTCGCCTTCGATGACCTGAACACACTCGGCCGGAACGTCGTCTCGCTCGCCCGCGCTGAGCCACGCCCCTTCACCATCTTTTTCGCCGACAGCGGCTACCTGCGCCTGCTGGCGCGCGCCGGGTTCCACATTCCGCTCGACTTGCCGCAGTCACATTTTCCTGTCAGCGAGAAAAGCTTGCTCCTGGTAAGTTTCCAGGGCGAGCCGTATGAGGTCAATCAGGGCAAAGACAGGCTGACCCGTGTGGCGGGGTGCGAGCTGTCTTCCGACCTGGCGCTGGAGGAATGGAATCTGCGCCTGTATCACCTGCGCGCCAAGCGGGCCGGGCCAACGCTTTTGGCTGCCGAATCGTGGCTGCCGATAGACGCGCTGCACCACTACCTCAAGTCGGTCAAGGCCCTGGCCGAACGCAGCCGTTTGCTGATCGGTACTTATGGCCTGGCCGTCGCACCGGACATGGCCCTGGTCATGTCTCTCTATCCGACCGACGAGCGACGTACAGTAAAATACCTGGCGGCGCTTGGATTCACCAAGCGGTTGCACGACCTGGCCGCGCGCTATGGTGGGTGGCCCTACGGTGTCGGGCTGTGGAACTCGGCCTACCTGCCCCGGTTGTTCAGCCGGACTCGATTGTCCGAGCTCAGGCGGCGCAAGGCGCGGCTTGATCCGTCGGGCATCATGAATCCAGGCAAGTTGTATCAGGCGTCGTTCCCGTTGTGGCCGATCACGTTTGGCATAGGAGCTACAGTGCTTGGCGCGGCGCACATCGCACTGGGAAGGGAGCGGCCATGA
- a CDS encoding (Fe-S)-binding protein, with translation MKDQAFFEGLMAEAVICAYCGYCRAVCPTYAGVGWESCSPRGRIQLTRLIMEGTPPTADQMTRLYQCTLCGHCTQVCSTRIDLRRFWLEARRQTVARDLSPQGLAAARDNVAKTGNVYGYPNDERAGWVEYMDDAPADLYQRDQAGMVYFVGCLTSFSPSVQRIAEAFVRVLEAAGVDFTILGEGEICCGFPLLAAGMHEQAHAVIERNLEHVRAIGATTIVFNCPACRMMWLEEYARHLPGVRLLHSTELLAELTAAQRLPMKDVKRIVTYHDPCDLARNGGVYDAPRAVLAAIPGLQLIEVHERRERGLCCGGGGDLEMVDPALTGRVAARTAGKLAATGAQVIVTACPQCVRTLTRGAEQTAPDVTVKDIVELLAEALDK, from the coding sequence ATGAAGGATCAGGCCTTTTTCGAAGGACTGATGGCCGAAGCAGTCATCTGCGCTTACTGCGGCTATTGCCGGGCGGTCTGCCCGACCTACGCGGGCGTCGGCTGGGAATCATGCTCGCCACGCGGCCGCATTCAACTCACCCGGCTGATCATGGAGGGAACACCGCCGACCGCAGATCAGATGACGCGGCTCTACCAATGCACGCTGTGCGGACACTGCACCCAGGTCTGCTCAACGCGCATTGATCTGCGCCGGTTCTGGCTGGAGGCGCGCAGGCAAACAGTCGCGCGAGACCTGTCGCCCCAAGGGTTGGCGGCGGCGCGCGATAACGTCGCCAAGACCGGCAACGTCTATGGCTACCCGAACGACGAACGGGCCGGCTGGGTCGAGTATATGGATGATGCCCCCGCCGATCTCTACCAACGGGATCAGGCCGGGATGGTCTATTTTGTCGGCTGTTTGACGTCCTTTTCGCCGAGCGTCCAGCGCATCGCCGAGGCGTTTGTCCGCGTACTCGAAGCCGCCGGGGTGGATTTCACGATCCTGGGCGAAGGCGAAATCTGCTGCGGCTTTCCGCTGCTTGCCGCCGGGATGCATGAACAGGCGCACGCGGTGATTGAGCGCAACCTGGAACATGTCCGCGCGATCGGCGCAACAACCATCGTCTTTAACTGCCCGGCCTGCCGGATGATGTGGCTTGAAGAATACGCTCGCCATTTGCCCGGCGTGCGGCTGCTCCACTCGACCGAGTTGCTGGCAGAGTTGACTGCTGCCCAACGGTTGCCGATGAAGGATGTAAAACGAATAGTCACGTACCACGATCCGTGCGACCTGGCGCGTAATGGTGGGGTGTATGATGCGCCGCGCGCGGTGCTGGCGGCAATCCCGGGTCTGCAGCTCATCGAGGTACACGAGCGGCGCGAGCGGGGGCTGTGTTGCGGCGGCGGCGGCGACCTGGAAATGGTAGACCCGGCGTTGACCGGGCGCGTGGCGGCGCGAACGGCAGGCAAGCTGGCTGCAACCGGCGCACAGGTCATCGTGACCGCCTGCCCACAGTGCGTGCGGACGTTGACGCGCGGAGCAGAGCAAACCGCTCCCGATGTCACAGTGAAAGACATCGTAGAATTGCTGGCCGAGGCCCTGGACAAATGA
- a CDS encoding glycine cleavage system protein H: protein MAQVEGINLPDELYYHPDDHLWMRMEGTRATVGLNDLAQRSAGAVTAVRLKPPGRPIAKGKPFGTMEAGKYVGPLRAPIAGQVIEINPEVMNKPGLLNSDPYGKGWLILIEPENAERDLPDLMHGDATQTWLEKTIADWRKRGLLKS, encoded by the coding sequence ATGGCTCAAGTCGAAGGAATCAATTTGCCGGATGAACTCTATTACCATCCGGATGATCACCTGTGGATGCGCATGGAAGGCACACGGGCAACCGTTGGGCTAAATGACCTGGCCCAGCGATCAGCCGGAGCGGTGACCGCCGTCCGGCTCAAGCCGCCGGGCCGGCCCATTGCCAAGGGCAAGCCGTTCGGAACGATGGAAGCGGGCAAGTACGTCGGGCCACTCAGAGCGCCCATCGCGGGACAGGTAATCGAAATCAACCCGGAGGTCATGAATAAGCCGGGTTTGTTGAACTCGGATCCTTACGGCAAAGGCTGGCTGATTCTCATCGAGCCAGAGAATGCAGAGCGCGATTTGCCCGACCTGATGCATGGCGATGCCACTCAGACGTGGCTGGAGAAAACCATCGCCGATTGGCGCAAACGAGGATTACTGAAGAGTTAA